Proteins from one Sarcophilus harrisii chromosome 2, mSarHar1.11, whole genome shotgun sequence genomic window:
- the FGFR1 gene encoding fibroblast growth factor receptor 1 isoform X5, with protein MWSWKGLLFWAVLVTATLCTARPAPTLPEQDALPSSEDDDDDDDSSSEEKESDNTKPNRTPVAPYWTSPEKMEKKLHAVPAAKTVKFKCPSNGTPNPTLRWLKNGKEFKPDHRIGGYKVRYATWSIIMDSVVPSDKGNYTCIVENEYGSINHTYQLDVVERSPHRPILQAGLPANKTVALGSNVEFMCKVYSDPQPHIQWLKHIEVNGSKIGPDNLPYVQILKTAGVNTTDKEMEVLHLRNVSFEDAGEYTCLAGNSIGLSHHSAWLTVLEALEERPAVMTSPLYLEIIIYCTGAFLISCMVGSVIIYKMKSGTKKSDFHSQMAVHKLAKSIPLRRQVTVSADSSASMNSGVLLVRPSRLSSSGTPMLAGVSEYELPEDPRWELPRDRLVLGKPLGEGCFGQVVLAEAIGLDKDKPNRVTKVAVKMLKSDATEKDLSDLISEMEMMKMIGKHKNIINLLGACTQDGPLYVIVEYASKGNLREYLQARRPPGLEYCYNPSHAPEEQLSSKDLVSCAYQVARGMEYLASKKCIHRDLAARNVLVTEDNVMKIADFGLARDIHHIDYYKKTTNGRLPVKWMAPEALFDRIYTHQSDVWSFGVLLWEIFTLGGSPYPGVPVEELFKLLKEGHRMDKPSNCTNELYMMMRDCWHAIPSQRPTFKQLVEDLDRIVALTSNQEYLDLSVPLDQYSPSFPDTRSSTCSSGEDSVFSHDPLPEEPCLPRHPAPLANGGLKRR; from the exons ATGCTCTCCCTTCCtcagaagatgatgatgatgatgatgattcctCATCAGAGGAGAAAGAGTCAGATAACACTAAGCCAAACCGTACGC CCGTGGCTCCATACTGGACATCAccagaaaagatggaaaagaaattgCATGCAGTACCGGCGGCTAAAACAGTGAAGTTCAAATGCCCTTCAAATGGCACCCCTAACCCCACTCTGCGTTGGCTGAAGAATGGCAAAGAATTCAAACCGGACCATCGGATCGGGGGCTACAAG GTCCGCTATGCCACCTGGAGCATCATAATGGACTCAGTGGTGCCATCGGATAAAGGCAACTACACTTGCATCGTAGAGAATGAATATGGCAGCATTAACCACACCTACCAACTGGATGTTGTGG AGCGGTCACCTCATCGGCCCATCCTGCAGGCTGGATTGCCTGCCAATAAAACGGTGGCTTTGGGCAGCAATGTGGAGTTTATGTGCAAGGTGTACAGTGACCCACAGCCTCACATCCAGTGGTTAAAGCACATCGAAGTGAATGGGAGTAAGATTGGCCCAGACAACCTGCCGTATGTGCAAATTCTAAAG ACGGCCGGTGTTAATACCACTGACAAAGAGATGGAAGTGCTTCACTTAAGGAATGTCTCCTTTGAGGACGCGGGGGAGTATACATGCTTGGCGGGTAACTCTATCGGACTCTCCCATCACTCTGCATGGCTGACCGTTCTGGAAG CCTTGGAGGAGAGACCAGCAGTGATGACTTCGCCTCTATATCTTGAGATCATCATCTATTGTACGGGGGCTTTCCTCATCTCCTGCATGGTGGGGTCCGTCATCATCTACAAGATGAAGAGTGGTACCAAAAAGAGTGACTTCCACAGCCAAATGGCTGTGCACAAGCTGGCCAAGAGCATCCCCCTGCGCAGACAGGTAACA GTGTCTGCTGATTCTAGTGCCTCCATGAATTCAGGGGTCCTGCTAGTTCGGCCTTCACGCCTTTCTTCTAGCGGGACCCCTATGCTGGCAGGTGTCTCAGAGTATGAACTTCCTGAGGATCCCCGCTGGGAACTACCCCGGGACAG GTTGGTTCTAGGCAAACCACTGGGAGAGGGCTGCTTTGGACAAGTAGTATTGGCAGAAGCTATTGGGTTAGATAAGGATAAACCCAACCGGGTGACCAAGGTGGCAGTGAAGATGCTGAAAT CGGATGCAACAGAAAAGGACCTGtcagatctgatctcagaaatGGAGATGATGAAGATGATTGGGAAACACAAGAACATTATCAACCTGTTGGGGGCCTGCACACAGGATG GCCCTCTTTATGTCATTGTGGAATACGCCTCCAAGGGCAACCTTCGTGAGTACCTGCAGGCCAGGCGTCCCCCTGGGCTTGAATACTGCTACAACCCCAGCCATGCCCCAGAAGAGCAACTCTCCTCCAAGGACCTAGTGTCGTGTGCCTATCAGGTGGCCAGGGGCATGGAATATCTTGCCTCAAAGAAG TGCATCCACCGGGATCTGGCAGCCCGGAATGTCTTGGTGACTGAAGACAATGTGATGAAAATTGCAGACTTTGGTCTTGCTCGGGACATCCATCACATTGACTACTACAAAAAGACAACCAAT GGTCGCCTGCCTGTGAAGTGGATGGCTCCTGAAGCACTGTTTGACCGGATCTATACACACCAGAGTGACGT GTGGTCATTTGGGGTGCTGCTTTGGGAAATTTTCACCCTGGGAGGCTCCCCTTACCCTGGTGTGCCTGTAGAAGAGCTTTTCAAGCTGTTGAAAGAAGGTCATCGAATGGACAAGCCCAGCAATTGCACCAATGAACT ATACATGATGATGCGGGACTGCTGGCATGCGATCCCTTCTCAAAGGCCTACCTTCAAGCAGCTTGTAGAGGACTTGGATCGAATTGTGGCCCTGACCTCTAATCAG GAGTACCTGGACCTATCAGTACCCCTGGACCAGTATTCACCCAGCTTTCCAGACACCCGCAGTTCTACTTGCTCCTCCGGAGAGGACTCCGTCTTCTCCCATGACCCACTGCCTGAGGAGCCCTGCCTGCCCCGACATCCAGCCCCACTGGCCAATGGTGGACTCAAACGGCGCTGA
- the FGFR1 gene encoding fibroblast growth factor receptor 1 isoform X4 has product MWSWKGLLFWAVLVTATLCTARPAPTLPEQARPWGAPVEVESSLVHPGDLLQLRCRLREDVQSINWLRDGVQLVESNRTRITGEEVEVRDAVPSDSGLYACVTNSPSGSDITYFSVNVSDALPSSEDDDDDDDSSSEEKESDNTKPNPVAPYWTSPEKMEKKLHAVPAAKTVKFKCPSNGTPNPTLRWLKNGKEFKPDHRIGGYKVRYATWSIIMDSVVPSDKGNYTCIVENEYGSINHTYQLDVVERSPHRPILQAGLPANKTVALGSNVEFMCKVYSDPQPHIQWLKHIEVNGSKIGPDNLPYVQILKTAGVNTTDKEMEVLHLRNVSFEDAGEYTCLAGNSIGLSHHSAWLTVLEALEERPAVMTSPLYLEIIIYCTGAFLISCMVGSVIIYKMKSGTKKSDFHSQMAVHKLAKSIPLRRQVSADSSASMNSGVLLVRPSRLSSSGTPMLAGVSEYELPEDPRWELPRDRLVLGKPLGEGCFGQVVLAEAIGLDKDKPNRVTKVAVKMLKSDATEKDLSDLISEMEMMKMIGKHKNIINLLGACTQDGPLYVIVEYASKGNLREYLQARRPPGLEYCYNPSHAPEEQLSSKDLVSCAYQVARGMEYLASKKCIHRDLAARNVLVTEDNVMKIADFGLARDIHHIDYYKKTTNGRLPVKWMAPEALFDRIYTHQSDVWSFGVLLWEIFTLGGSPYPGVPVEELFKLLKEGHRMDKPSNCTNELYMMMRDCWHAIPSQRPTFKQLVEDLDRIVALTSNQEYLDLSVPLDQYSPSFPDTRSSTCSSGEDSVFSHDPLPEEPCLPRHPAPLANGGLKRR; this is encoded by the exons CCCGGCCTTGGGGAGCCCCCGTGGAAGTGGAGTCCTCTCTGGTGCACCCGGGCGACCTGTTGCAGCTTCGCTGTCGGCTAAGGGAGGATGTTCAGAGCATCAACTGGCTGCGGGACGGGGTGCAGCTGGTGGAGAGCAACCGCACCCGCATCACGGGGGAGGAGGTAGAGGTGCGGGATGCCGTCCCCTCGGATTCCGGGCTCTACGCCTGTGTGACCAACAGCCCCTCAGGCAGCGACATCACCTACTTCTCCGTCAATGTCTCAG ATGCTCTCCCTTCCtcagaagatgatgatgatgatgatgattcctCATCAGAGGAGAAAGAGTCAGATAACACTAAGCCAAACC CCGTGGCTCCATACTGGACATCAccagaaaagatggaaaagaaattgCATGCAGTACCGGCGGCTAAAACAGTGAAGTTCAAATGCCCTTCAAATGGCACCCCTAACCCCACTCTGCGTTGGCTGAAGAATGGCAAAGAATTCAAACCGGACCATCGGATCGGGGGCTACAAG GTCCGCTATGCCACCTGGAGCATCATAATGGACTCAGTGGTGCCATCGGATAAAGGCAACTACACTTGCATCGTAGAGAATGAATATGGCAGCATTAACCACACCTACCAACTGGATGTTGTGG AGCGGTCACCTCATCGGCCCATCCTGCAGGCTGGATTGCCTGCCAATAAAACGGTGGCTTTGGGCAGCAATGTGGAGTTTATGTGCAAGGTGTACAGTGACCCACAGCCTCACATCCAGTGGTTAAAGCACATCGAAGTGAATGGGAGTAAGATTGGCCCAGACAACCTGCCGTATGTGCAAATTCTAAAG ACGGCCGGTGTTAATACCACTGACAAAGAGATGGAAGTGCTTCACTTAAGGAATGTCTCCTTTGAGGACGCGGGGGAGTATACATGCTTGGCGGGTAACTCTATCGGACTCTCCCATCACTCTGCATGGCTGACCGTTCTGGAAG CCTTGGAGGAGAGACCAGCAGTGATGACTTCGCCTCTATATCTTGAGATCATCATCTATTGTACGGGGGCTTTCCTCATCTCCTGCATGGTGGGGTCCGTCATCATCTACAAGATGAAGAGTGGTACCAAAAAGAGTGACTTCCACAGCCAAATGGCTGTGCACAAGCTGGCCAAGAGCATCCCCCTGCGCAGACAG GTGTCTGCTGATTCTAGTGCCTCCATGAATTCAGGGGTCCTGCTAGTTCGGCCTTCACGCCTTTCTTCTAGCGGGACCCCTATGCTGGCAGGTGTCTCAGAGTATGAACTTCCTGAGGATCCCCGCTGGGAACTACCCCGGGACAG GTTGGTTCTAGGCAAACCACTGGGAGAGGGCTGCTTTGGACAAGTAGTATTGGCAGAAGCTATTGGGTTAGATAAGGATAAACCCAACCGGGTGACCAAGGTGGCAGTGAAGATGCTGAAAT CGGATGCAACAGAAAAGGACCTGtcagatctgatctcagaaatGGAGATGATGAAGATGATTGGGAAACACAAGAACATTATCAACCTGTTGGGGGCCTGCACACAGGATG GCCCTCTTTATGTCATTGTGGAATACGCCTCCAAGGGCAACCTTCGTGAGTACCTGCAGGCCAGGCGTCCCCCTGGGCTTGAATACTGCTACAACCCCAGCCATGCCCCAGAAGAGCAACTCTCCTCCAAGGACCTAGTGTCGTGTGCCTATCAGGTGGCCAGGGGCATGGAATATCTTGCCTCAAAGAAG TGCATCCACCGGGATCTGGCAGCCCGGAATGTCTTGGTGACTGAAGACAATGTGATGAAAATTGCAGACTTTGGTCTTGCTCGGGACATCCATCACATTGACTACTACAAAAAGACAACCAAT GGTCGCCTGCCTGTGAAGTGGATGGCTCCTGAAGCACTGTTTGACCGGATCTATACACACCAGAGTGACGT GTGGTCATTTGGGGTGCTGCTTTGGGAAATTTTCACCCTGGGAGGCTCCCCTTACCCTGGTGTGCCTGTAGAAGAGCTTTTCAAGCTGTTGAAAGAAGGTCATCGAATGGACAAGCCCAGCAATTGCACCAATGAACT ATACATGATGATGCGGGACTGCTGGCATGCGATCCCTTCTCAAAGGCCTACCTTCAAGCAGCTTGTAGAGGACTTGGATCGAATTGTGGCCCTGACCTCTAATCAG GAGTACCTGGACCTATCAGTACCCCTGGACCAGTATTCACCCAGCTTTCCAGACACCCGCAGTTCTACTTGCTCCTCCGGAGAGGACTCCGTCTTCTCCCATGACCCACTGCCTGAGGAGCCCTGCCTGCCCCGACATCCAGCCCCACTGGCCAATGGTGGACTCAAACGGCGCTGA
- the FGFR1 gene encoding fibroblast growth factor receptor 1 isoform X6 yields the protein MWSWKGLLFWAVLVTATLCTARPAPTLPEQDALPSSEDDDDDDDSSSEEKESDNTKPNPVAPYWTSPEKMEKKLHAVPAAKTVKFKCPSNGTPNPTLRWLKNGKEFKPDHRIGGYKVRYATWSIIMDSVVPSDKGNYTCIVENEYGSINHTYQLDVVERSPHRPILQAGLPANKTVALGSNVEFMCKVYSDPQPHIQWLKHIEVNGSKIGPDNLPYVQILKTAGVNTTDKEMEVLHLRNVSFEDAGEYTCLAGNSIGLSHHSAWLTVLEALEERPAVMTSPLYLEIIIYCTGAFLISCMVGSVIIYKMKSGTKKSDFHSQMAVHKLAKSIPLRRQVTVSADSSASMNSGVLLVRPSRLSSSGTPMLAGVSEYELPEDPRWELPRDRLVLGKPLGEGCFGQVVLAEAIGLDKDKPNRVTKVAVKMLKSDATEKDLSDLISEMEMMKMIGKHKNIINLLGACTQDGPLYVIVEYASKGNLREYLQARRPPGLEYCYNPSHAPEEQLSSKDLVSCAYQVARGMEYLASKKCIHRDLAARNVLVTEDNVMKIADFGLARDIHHIDYYKKTTNGRLPVKWMAPEALFDRIYTHQSDVWSFGVLLWEIFTLGGSPYPGVPVEELFKLLKEGHRMDKPSNCTNELYMMMRDCWHAIPSQRPTFKQLVEDLDRIVALTSNQEYLDLSVPLDQYSPSFPDTRSSTCSSGEDSVFSHDPLPEEPCLPRHPAPLANGGLKRR from the exons ATGCTCTCCCTTCCtcagaagatgatgatgatgatgatgattcctCATCAGAGGAGAAAGAGTCAGATAACACTAAGCCAAACC CCGTGGCTCCATACTGGACATCAccagaaaagatggaaaagaaattgCATGCAGTACCGGCGGCTAAAACAGTGAAGTTCAAATGCCCTTCAAATGGCACCCCTAACCCCACTCTGCGTTGGCTGAAGAATGGCAAAGAATTCAAACCGGACCATCGGATCGGGGGCTACAAG GTCCGCTATGCCACCTGGAGCATCATAATGGACTCAGTGGTGCCATCGGATAAAGGCAACTACACTTGCATCGTAGAGAATGAATATGGCAGCATTAACCACACCTACCAACTGGATGTTGTGG AGCGGTCACCTCATCGGCCCATCCTGCAGGCTGGATTGCCTGCCAATAAAACGGTGGCTTTGGGCAGCAATGTGGAGTTTATGTGCAAGGTGTACAGTGACCCACAGCCTCACATCCAGTGGTTAAAGCACATCGAAGTGAATGGGAGTAAGATTGGCCCAGACAACCTGCCGTATGTGCAAATTCTAAAG ACGGCCGGTGTTAATACCACTGACAAAGAGATGGAAGTGCTTCACTTAAGGAATGTCTCCTTTGAGGACGCGGGGGAGTATACATGCTTGGCGGGTAACTCTATCGGACTCTCCCATCACTCTGCATGGCTGACCGTTCTGGAAG CCTTGGAGGAGAGACCAGCAGTGATGACTTCGCCTCTATATCTTGAGATCATCATCTATTGTACGGGGGCTTTCCTCATCTCCTGCATGGTGGGGTCCGTCATCATCTACAAGATGAAGAGTGGTACCAAAAAGAGTGACTTCCACAGCCAAATGGCTGTGCACAAGCTGGCCAAGAGCATCCCCCTGCGCAGACAGGTAACA GTGTCTGCTGATTCTAGTGCCTCCATGAATTCAGGGGTCCTGCTAGTTCGGCCTTCACGCCTTTCTTCTAGCGGGACCCCTATGCTGGCAGGTGTCTCAGAGTATGAACTTCCTGAGGATCCCCGCTGGGAACTACCCCGGGACAG GTTGGTTCTAGGCAAACCACTGGGAGAGGGCTGCTTTGGACAAGTAGTATTGGCAGAAGCTATTGGGTTAGATAAGGATAAACCCAACCGGGTGACCAAGGTGGCAGTGAAGATGCTGAAAT CGGATGCAACAGAAAAGGACCTGtcagatctgatctcagaaatGGAGATGATGAAGATGATTGGGAAACACAAGAACATTATCAACCTGTTGGGGGCCTGCACACAGGATG GCCCTCTTTATGTCATTGTGGAATACGCCTCCAAGGGCAACCTTCGTGAGTACCTGCAGGCCAGGCGTCCCCCTGGGCTTGAATACTGCTACAACCCCAGCCATGCCCCAGAAGAGCAACTCTCCTCCAAGGACCTAGTGTCGTGTGCCTATCAGGTGGCCAGGGGCATGGAATATCTTGCCTCAAAGAAG TGCATCCACCGGGATCTGGCAGCCCGGAATGTCTTGGTGACTGAAGACAATGTGATGAAAATTGCAGACTTTGGTCTTGCTCGGGACATCCATCACATTGACTACTACAAAAAGACAACCAAT GGTCGCCTGCCTGTGAAGTGGATGGCTCCTGAAGCACTGTTTGACCGGATCTATACACACCAGAGTGACGT GTGGTCATTTGGGGTGCTGCTTTGGGAAATTTTCACCCTGGGAGGCTCCCCTTACCCTGGTGTGCCTGTAGAAGAGCTTTTCAAGCTGTTGAAAGAAGGTCATCGAATGGACAAGCCCAGCAATTGCACCAATGAACT ATACATGATGATGCGGGACTGCTGGCATGCGATCCCTTCTCAAAGGCCTACCTTCAAGCAGCTTGTAGAGGACTTGGATCGAATTGTGGCCCTGACCTCTAATCAG GAGTACCTGGACCTATCAGTACCCCTGGACCAGTATTCACCCAGCTTTCCAGACACCCGCAGTTCTACTTGCTCCTCCGGAGAGGACTCCGTCTTCTCCCATGACCCACTGCCTGAGGAGCCCTGCCTGCCCCGACATCCAGCCCCACTGGCCAATGGTGGACTCAAACGGCGCTGA
- the FGFR1 gene encoding fibroblast growth factor receptor 1 isoform X2, with translation MWSWKGLLFWAVLVTATLCTARPAPTLPEQARPWGAPVEVESSLVHPGDLLQLRCRLREDVQSINWLRDGVQLVESNRTRITGEEVEVRDAVPSDSGLYACVTNSPSGSDITYFSVNVSDALPSSEDDDDDDDSSSEEKESDNTKPNPVAPYWTSPEKMEKKLHAVPAAKTVKFKCPSNGTPNPTLRWLKNGKEFKPDHRIGGYKVRYATWSIIMDSVVPSDKGNYTCIVENEYGSINHTYQLDVVERSPHRPILQAGLPANKTVALGSNVEFMCKVYSDPQPHIQWLKHIEVNGSKIGPDNLPYVQILKTAGVNTTDKEMEVLHLRNVSFEDAGEYTCLAGNSIGLSHHSAWLTVLEALEERPAVMTSPLYLEIIIYCTGAFLISCMVGSVIIYKMKSGTKKSDFHSQMAVHKLAKSIPLRRQVTVSADSSASMNSGVLLVRPSRLSSSGTPMLAGVSEYELPEDPRWELPRDRLVLGKPLGEGCFGQVVLAEAIGLDKDKPNRVTKVAVKMLKSDATEKDLSDLISEMEMMKMIGKHKNIINLLGACTQDGPLYVIVEYASKGNLREYLQARRPPGLEYCYNPSHAPEEQLSSKDLVSCAYQVARGMEYLASKKCIHRDLAARNVLVTEDNVMKIADFGLARDIHHIDYYKKTTNGRLPVKWMAPEALFDRIYTHQSDVWSFGVLLWEIFTLGGSPYPGVPVEELFKLLKEGHRMDKPSNCTNELYMMMRDCWHAIPSQRPTFKQLVEDLDRIVALTSNQEYLDLSVPLDQYSPSFPDTRSSTCSSGEDSVFSHDPLPEEPCLPRHPAPLANGGLKRR, from the exons CCCGGCCTTGGGGAGCCCCCGTGGAAGTGGAGTCCTCTCTGGTGCACCCGGGCGACCTGTTGCAGCTTCGCTGTCGGCTAAGGGAGGATGTTCAGAGCATCAACTGGCTGCGGGACGGGGTGCAGCTGGTGGAGAGCAACCGCACCCGCATCACGGGGGAGGAGGTAGAGGTGCGGGATGCCGTCCCCTCGGATTCCGGGCTCTACGCCTGTGTGACCAACAGCCCCTCAGGCAGCGACATCACCTACTTCTCCGTCAATGTCTCAG ATGCTCTCCCTTCCtcagaagatgatgatgatgatgatgattcctCATCAGAGGAGAAAGAGTCAGATAACACTAAGCCAAACC CCGTGGCTCCATACTGGACATCAccagaaaagatggaaaagaaattgCATGCAGTACCGGCGGCTAAAACAGTGAAGTTCAAATGCCCTTCAAATGGCACCCCTAACCCCACTCTGCGTTGGCTGAAGAATGGCAAAGAATTCAAACCGGACCATCGGATCGGGGGCTACAAG GTCCGCTATGCCACCTGGAGCATCATAATGGACTCAGTGGTGCCATCGGATAAAGGCAACTACACTTGCATCGTAGAGAATGAATATGGCAGCATTAACCACACCTACCAACTGGATGTTGTGG AGCGGTCACCTCATCGGCCCATCCTGCAGGCTGGATTGCCTGCCAATAAAACGGTGGCTTTGGGCAGCAATGTGGAGTTTATGTGCAAGGTGTACAGTGACCCACAGCCTCACATCCAGTGGTTAAAGCACATCGAAGTGAATGGGAGTAAGATTGGCCCAGACAACCTGCCGTATGTGCAAATTCTAAAG ACGGCCGGTGTTAATACCACTGACAAAGAGATGGAAGTGCTTCACTTAAGGAATGTCTCCTTTGAGGACGCGGGGGAGTATACATGCTTGGCGGGTAACTCTATCGGACTCTCCCATCACTCTGCATGGCTGACCGTTCTGGAAG CCTTGGAGGAGAGACCAGCAGTGATGACTTCGCCTCTATATCTTGAGATCATCATCTATTGTACGGGGGCTTTCCTCATCTCCTGCATGGTGGGGTCCGTCATCATCTACAAGATGAAGAGTGGTACCAAAAAGAGTGACTTCCACAGCCAAATGGCTGTGCACAAGCTGGCCAAGAGCATCCCCCTGCGCAGACAGGTAACA GTGTCTGCTGATTCTAGTGCCTCCATGAATTCAGGGGTCCTGCTAGTTCGGCCTTCACGCCTTTCTTCTAGCGGGACCCCTATGCTGGCAGGTGTCTCAGAGTATGAACTTCCTGAGGATCCCCGCTGGGAACTACCCCGGGACAG GTTGGTTCTAGGCAAACCACTGGGAGAGGGCTGCTTTGGACAAGTAGTATTGGCAGAAGCTATTGGGTTAGATAAGGATAAACCCAACCGGGTGACCAAGGTGGCAGTGAAGATGCTGAAAT CGGATGCAACAGAAAAGGACCTGtcagatctgatctcagaaatGGAGATGATGAAGATGATTGGGAAACACAAGAACATTATCAACCTGTTGGGGGCCTGCACACAGGATG GCCCTCTTTATGTCATTGTGGAATACGCCTCCAAGGGCAACCTTCGTGAGTACCTGCAGGCCAGGCGTCCCCCTGGGCTTGAATACTGCTACAACCCCAGCCATGCCCCAGAAGAGCAACTCTCCTCCAAGGACCTAGTGTCGTGTGCCTATCAGGTGGCCAGGGGCATGGAATATCTTGCCTCAAAGAAG TGCATCCACCGGGATCTGGCAGCCCGGAATGTCTTGGTGACTGAAGACAATGTGATGAAAATTGCAGACTTTGGTCTTGCTCGGGACATCCATCACATTGACTACTACAAAAAGACAACCAAT GGTCGCCTGCCTGTGAAGTGGATGGCTCCTGAAGCACTGTTTGACCGGATCTATACACACCAGAGTGACGT GTGGTCATTTGGGGTGCTGCTTTGGGAAATTTTCACCCTGGGAGGCTCCCCTTACCCTGGTGTGCCTGTAGAAGAGCTTTTCAAGCTGTTGAAAGAAGGTCATCGAATGGACAAGCCCAGCAATTGCACCAATGAACT ATACATGATGATGCGGGACTGCTGGCATGCGATCCCTTCTCAAAGGCCTACCTTCAAGCAGCTTGTAGAGGACTTGGATCGAATTGTGGCCCTGACCTCTAATCAG GAGTACCTGGACCTATCAGTACCCCTGGACCAGTATTCACCCAGCTTTCCAGACACCCGCAGTTCTACTTGCTCCTCCGGAGAGGACTCCGTCTTCTCCCATGACCCACTGCCTGAGGAGCCCTGCCTGCCCCGACATCCAGCCCCACTGGCCAATGGTGGACTCAAACGGCGCTGA